The DNA region gtgtgaattttcagccttccagagcaatttctctttttctgatgacgtcttcagtgacatcactatgcacgtacgtaatacgtttatggcagtcaaggggtttaaaAGCACATCAAGGTGTGAAAATGGAGCCAAGGATGGAATCCCAGCATAGAATCGATTTAACTCATTGTcttccatgtttattcaaacaaccCGAGATTTAACTGACTGAAAGGGTGGATTTAGCCTGTTTAGATAAGTTAGTGCATTGCCACTTGCAAGCTTCTCTGTGTGACATCCAACAAATTCAAATATATATTCAAGAAATTATGGAGTCCAGTCGACGGACTTGAATAAAACTGCTTAAAATCCAGCGAACAAACTTATAAGAGGCACTTACAGAAGGAAACTGGTTTGCAAATCATGATTAACAGTCTGTAACAAATGTTAATTAAAACTCATTGAAATCTAATAAATTTCATGAACCAACAACGTCCAGTGAAAACTCATTGAAATCTAATAAATTTCATGAACCAACAACGTCCAGTGAAAACTCATTGAAATCTAATAAATTTCATGAACCAACAACGTCCAGTGAAAACTCATTGAAATCTAATAAATTTCATGAACTAACAACGTCAAAGTGTCAAAACAATGAGCGCTTTATTCCAATGTTGCTTGATGGAATACAAGATTATTTGATCAGTACTTGTATTCCATGTAACGCACACAACATTTCTTAATTACATACACATGACTATACCCAAGTGCTAATCATTGTCACGGAAAGAAAGCTTTTAATATCTGAACAATTCAAGAGATGTCCATCATCAGTGTCACAGCTTTTCCATTGTTTGTGAAAAATTGCTAAGCCATAATGTTGCGTGAGTTACGGTCTTCACCCACACAGGAGCTAAtattcaaagcacacacacacacacacacacacacacacacacacacacatcgtctggCCTGAAGGACTATGCACTGCACTTATACAGACGTTGACAGAAACTAGGCCTACATCAATAACTACTTCAACACacgtttttggtggttttttgtaaAAGGGTCATTGCAAAAGACTGAAGCACTGAGAGCATGTTTCAGATAGCTTGCACACCTCAAATCAACCACTCcacgcatcccccacccccaccactccttaCCGCACCCCGACCCGGCACCCACCCAAACCGTATTcatgtctgtgcttcagtttctcccAACCCGTGTTTAATTACTtacttaattattttttttcttcttcttccttttgtgagttattgcttgtgtgtgtgcaaacacaaattagcttttattcaacactggcatagcctctttaatcccgaacaagccacacagaacacatggacaatacagaacaaacacatggttgcctcggtggttttttaACTCacaattaacaaataatgaggccaggagatgaaattatTAACAAAATCAATAGTAAtagtttgcacatttcttctgtctttgctgctgtgtgcacatgtcaaatgatcggtataaggacaggcccggcgcttcctttttaggaagtgcacgggtttgttccaatgtacctttcatttacctgtgtgctagctgaatcggtagcgaaagcagcactgacttgaagttgtgtaccttgtgaatggagagcgacgacgacgacgacgacgatgatgatgataagccaCTGACAGCAGCTGGCTGAGAATTGTGCgcattgtgaatggagagagttatcactctttactaaTAATTGTTAATCAttttatctcctggcctcattatttgttaatcatcatcgtcgtcgtcatcatcgtcgtcgtcatcatcatcagtgactaAACAGTTGATGTTTTGATCTGCTTGTCTGTTGCAGAGTTGCAGTGGACCGTCCCTGAAGGACAGCTGTCCATTTCGACAGTCCCGCGTGCTGACCTCGGCGTAGAGCACGTGAAACACGAAGGTCGCTTCTGGACTTCATGGCTAGCTGGTGTACTGAAAGCAGCACCACACTCGATGGGAACAGTATCTAACGGTTTTATTGATCGAGGAGGACATTGACTGTAAAAACATTGACTGCTTGGTGCATCGGCTTATGGGGTTTTTGGTCTGTGAACCGCGTGTTGAAGGTTCGGAGCTAAAAGGAAACAGAACTGCTGTGTCCACCATCTGGCATCAGTCGTTTGCAGTCTCTGCTGACATGTTCTGCCATTCATTATAATCCACGGACAGTCGTTTGCAGTCTCTGCTGACATGTTCTGCCATTCATTATAATCCACGGACAGTCGTTTGCAGTCTCTGCTGACATGTTCTGCCATTCATTATAATCCACGGACAGTCGTTTGCAGTCTCTGCTGACATGTTCTGCCATTCATTATAATCCACGGACAGTTTTCTTTGGCTCAACAGTACTGCTTTCTATGAACAGCTGTCGGCTGTGCGATACATAAATACTGGAAGACGGTTGGGCAAtaagcattgtattgtgttgtattctatcaCTCTTTTGTCTcaacaagatttctctgtgttgaattcaggccgctctccccagggagatcgcatcgccacagtccagcgccacccttatttttccttcttttttttctgccactgaaagaaagggaggagagaacaCCTGTGAGTGTCACCATGAGGGGATCTTGGAGAGTGTGGGCAGTTCGCTTggctgttgtctgccttgtggcaTCTGTCATCTGTTTCCTGCTGACTCGCTCCTGGAGCAAGGCGGCCCAGCACAGTCACTGGGACGACACGTCGGTCAACGTGACCCAAGCCCGCCACACCTTGGTGGAGGCGGCCAGAAGGATCCAGCTGCAGCACGGCGTGGTCATGTTCTGCATGATCAACGACGCCTACTTCGACTTCGCCGCCAGCTGGGGCTGCAACACGGCGCCGCTGGGTGTGCACAAGCACGTGCTCTTCCTCACCACGGACGTGACCACGGGGCAGCGGCTCAAGTCTCTGTGGCCCGAGGTGTCCGTCGTGGCCCTGGATCTTCCGCAGTTCTCGGGCTTCCGCAACTACAGCAAGGCGGGCCACGTGCGCATGATGACGGAGCGCACGCGCTTCATCCTGTACCTGCTGGAGGCCGGAGTGCCCGTGCTGCTGTTCGAGGTGGACTGTCTCTGGTTGAAGGACCCCCTGCCTTTCCTGATGCCGCCTTCCCACGCCGACATTATGGCCACCAAGGTGTCCGCCGCCGACAAATTCGTCGTGGCCGCGGGTTTCTTGCTCCTTCACCCCACTCCCGCCACCGTCCTCTTCTGGCGGCGGCTCACCGACGACTTGGATCAGCTGGTCACCTCTTTCCGCGCCCTCGGCAACTCGGGCGCCGTTGATGAGTCCAAGAACGAGCAGGAATACTTCACGAACCTCGCCAAGAGAAAGTTTGCAGGCATCGACATTGCCTACCTGTCCGACAAGGTGTTCCCGGACGGCAAGTGGTACAGTCTGCCCGAGAAAGAGCGGCAGGACTCCCGTCCCGTgctcatcaacaacaactggGTGATCGGCAAGGACGGCAAGCGGAAACGTGCCAAGGCCTTCGGGCACTGGTTCTGGGATGAGGCAGAGGGCAAATGCAACGCCACTGCCGTGCACCGTTTGTTCCGTTCATGAGAATAAGTGTCGCAAGTTTGCTGCATCAGTGAGAACGTGTGAGAACAAGTGTCGCAGTGTGTTGAATCATTGAGAACGTGTGGGAACAAATGTCAGAGTTTGTTGCAGCATTGAGAACAGGTGTCGCAAGTTTGTTGCATCATTGAGAACGTGTGAGAACAAGTGTCGCAGTGTGTTGAATCATTGAGAACGTGTGGGAACAAATGTCAGAGTTTGTTGCAGCATTGAGAACGTGTGAGAACAGGTGTCGCAAGTTTGTTGCATCAGTGAGAACGTGTGAGAACAAGTGTCGCAAGTTTGTTGCATCAGTGAGAACGTGTGAGAACAAGTGTCGCAAGTTTGTTGCATCAGTGAGAACGTGTGAGAACAAGTGTCGCAAGTTTGTTGCATCATTGAGTACGTGTGAGAACAAGTGTCACAGTTTGTTACATCATTGAGAACGTGTGAGATCAAGTGTCGCAAGTTTGTTGCATCAGTGAGAACGTGTGAGAACAAGTGTCGCAAGTTTGTTGCATCAGTGAGAACGTGTGAGAACAAGTGTCGCAAGTTTGTTGCATCAGTGAGAACGTGTGAGAACAAGTGTCGCAAGTTTGTTGCATCAGTGAGAAGGTGTGAGAACAAGTGTCGCAAGTTTGTTGCATCAGTGAGAAGGTGTGAGAACAAGTGTAGCAAGTTTGTTGCATCAGTGAGAACGTGTGAGAACAAGTGTCGCAAGTTTGTTGCATCAGTGAGAACGTGAGAACAAGTGTTACAGTTTGTTGCATCATTGAGAACGTGTGAGAACAAGTGTCGCAGTTTGTTGCATCATTGAGAACGTGTGAGATCAAGTGTTACAGTTTGTTGCATCATTGAGAAAGTGTGAGAACAAGTGTCACAGTTTGTTACATCGGTGAGAACGTGTGAGAACAAGTGTCGCAAGTTTGTTGCATCAGTGAGAACGTGTGAGAACAAGTGTCGCAAGTTTGTTGCATCAGTGAGAACGTGTGAGAACAAGTGTCGCAAGTTTATTGCATCATTGAGTACGTGTGAGATCAAGTGTCGCAGTTTGTTGCATCATTGAGAACGTGAGAACAAGTGTTACAGTTTGTTGCATCATTGAGAAAGTGTGAGAACAAGTGTCACAGTTTGTTGAATCATTGAGAACGAGTGAGAACAAGTGTCGCAAGTTTGTTGCATCAGTGAGAACGTGTGGGAACAAGTGTTACAGTTCGTTGCATCATTGTGAATGTGTGAGAACAAGTATCACTGTTTGTTGAATCATTGAGAACGTGTGGGAACAAGTGTCACAGTTTGTTGCATCATTGAGAACAAGTGTCACAGTTTGTTGCATCATTGAGAACGTGTGAGAACAAGTGTTACAGTTTGTTGCATCATTGAGAAAGTGTGAGAACAAGTGTCACAGTTTGTTACATCAGTGAGAACGTGTGAGAACAAGTGTTACAGTTTGTTGCATCATTGAGAACGAGTTTGCTGCGCCATTGAGAACGTGTGAGAACAAGTGATAggatatgataattatgatatgatatgatatgatatgatatgatatggatatttatataaatAGTGCATATCCTCGGTTGGACACCAAGCTCTACGCACTTTGCAAGCATGGAGcctatttgcacaacaggcaaaacctgggtagagccgactgacactcagctgccattgggcgcttatcattcgtttcctgtgtcattcagtcaggtttaagtcacgtGACAAGtgccactttttgtgtgtgtgtgtgcattattgagAACATGTTGGAGTaagtgtcggtttttttttttttttttttttttttttagaacatgtTGAGGACGAGTGTCACCGTTAGTACTATTTAGAATGTAATGACAAGTGTCACTGTTTGTTAGATCACTGAGAACTTGCAAGAACAAGTGTCTTTGCTGTTTTCGATTTTGTTAGATCACTGAGAACTTGCAAGAACAAGTGTTTTTGCTGTTTTCAATTTTGTTAGATCACTGAGAACTTGCAAGAACAAGTGTTTTTGCTGTTTTCAATTTTGTTAGATCACTGAGAACTTGCAAGAACAAGTGTCATTGCTGTTTTCCATTGAGAATGTGATGATGACATGTACCACTGCATCGTAAAGCACCCTTAATGAAGCTTGAGCGTGTGAAAAGCAAACCCCGTCTGTTTTGTTGGAAGCTACAGACGGTAGCCCTGTCTGTGCATATTCACAGTCACACCGAGAACGAATAATCTTTTTCCAAacgtttttttgactcacttgtgtaaacaaagtgagtctatgttttaacccggtgttcggttgtgtgtgtgtgtgtgtgtgtgtccgtggtaaactttaacattgacattttctctgcaaatactttgtcagttgacaccaaattaggcataaaaatatgaaaaattcagttctttccagtcatcttgtttaaaacaatattgcacctctgggatgggcacaaaaaaaaagaaaaaaaaagaagcctaattatatgcaaactgcatttactgtttatattttctgtattctctaaacttggcactttgatctgatattctgacccaacaacaagagcagtcattattatcattttttttgttcaaacaggaacttcttttgctaagcatggaagttttgtttattttgcaaacgttttggtgcagatagtaaaaaagggaaattactctgtaattaatgccaggggacttaatttgctttaaactgatctttctcatcttaaacattacattttgaaattatactccatacataaaaagcttggattttttaaaaaagtgtatcacaagtgagtcttgaaggccttgcctctcttgtttttgttgttgttgttgttgatgatgttgttgtttatttgtttgtttggttggttgttgttgtttttttccatattcTCAGGCAGATCTGTGTGGAAATATATCCACAAAGACAATGAACATGGAAAACAAGTGCGAATGGTATGATAAGTGATGTGCTTTAAAGTTGTCTGCAAGTATGGAGTCGACGGTTTTACATTATGTCTCCATTTAGTATAAGAACGTGGGtaccagtgatggcctagaggaagcgagagaatctgagcgcgctggttcgaatcacgggttcagccgccgatattttctctccctccactagaccttgagtggtggtctggacgctagtcattcggatgagacgataaaccgaggtcccgtgtgcagcatgcacttagcgcacgtgaaagaacccacggcaacaaaagggtttttcctggcaaaattctgtagaaaaatccacttcaataggaaaaacaaataaaactgcacgcaggaaaaaataccaaaaaaaaaaaaaaagaaaaaaaacagtgacgctgtagtatagcgacgtgctctccctggggagagcagcccgaatttcacacagagaaatctgttgtgataaaaagaataacGAATACGAACGAATACAAAATTAATAATACATATCATGATGATTCCCACTGAATGTCATTATCTTTCAACGTTGTAGTCATTTTCAAATCATCCAGAAATGCTTTGAAGCACCGTCTTATGCTGATATACTGCATTTATCGAGGAAATGTTGCACCAGAACAATGATATAATCtaatatttcatctttttttatgATGTCATTGTTTTTAGATAGTACTAATTTTATGTTCGATCTTAACCTTTAGCAATTTTCACAATATGATTATCCATTTTAATCATCCTATGAATCTCTTGGAGATAAACAGTCGAGAAAAGATACAGTGCAGTACATAATGTTGCACTGATCTTTTCTCATTTTCACAGAACTTGCACATGTCCCCATTTGTTATATtcataaggaggaaggtggcagaatggttaagacgctcaactgccaatacagagagtgcgtgaaggtgtgggttcgaatcctgctctcgccctttctcccaagtttgactgaaaaatcaaaatgagcgtctagtcttttggatgagacgataaaccgaggtcccgtgcgcagcacgcacttggcgcactgaaaaagaacccatggcaacgagaattatgtaaaaaaaaaaagaagtccactctgataggtacacagatatattagcatgcactcaaggcctaacaagcTCGTTGAGCTATGCTGCTGTCACGCATCTGcgttgcagatgtggtgtagccggtAATTgaattttgtccgaacgcagtgacgcctccttgagtgttACGGAGTGCCAGAATCTGATTTCCTCGTGCAGGGGAATTCAAGCgcttctgtttatttgcacgttttttagtagtataagggatgggcgttctatatgtaacggcgttgcgccttatgggcgcttaaatccgttacatatagaacccccatcccttatactacttttttttgttttttttgggtttttttgtttgtttgtttgtttgttttttgtttgtttgtttgttgttgttttttactggtcAGTtagtatatttttctctgcccggTTTAACTGGCGAGCGACACACAGTCTGTCGCAGAGGCTTGGAAGAAAAAGGTCTCGCTGTTGGTGCTCTGTGGTTCTGGCCTACAGGTAATTACAAATTAGTTGTTTTTCATAAGAGTTTAAAGATATGGTTAGTCCTTTTGTGTAAGTATGTTTTTTTATGTACCGTAAATGTAGTTAATATTTGTTGTGCATGTTTTGGTGGCACTATGCTTTGCGATATATTGTGTAAACTTGACTAGACCTCAAATTGACCAAAGGACAGTATGTTCTCTGTACATATCATCGCTAGCTTGAAGAACAAAGGTAGTATACATTTATGCTATCTTTATATTTCTAAATGTTGAGAAACGTGGCCATCTTTTACATAATAACCTGGGAATCATTGTTAAATATTCCGTTCCCCTTTTTAGTCCCGACGCATCGATAATGAATAcatgttttcctctttttgtgtcttgtaAGCAGCATGACCTTAATGGGAAATTGATATTCGATAATTGGAGAGGCTGTGGATATTCCAAAATCATTATTTGAACTAATATAAGTAGGGGCataaatggaaaaggatgaattaGGTGAAAGGGGAATGTGGAAATTATATAGAGAGCATATATCTTACGGGTATTAAATACACCGTCCTAGAGTTCCggggcagacgtagagacagcccagtccgaggagacgggatcaacccactgtccgaggagacgtggtagcggcccagtcccgggagagactggagcgggacagacctggctaaggtctggtgaggctggtgcagcctcgagACAACACATGTCTTGAAGACTTAGACACGTCCGAAAGAACCACGAAATTTGTATGTGCTGCACAAGACCAGAGgtgatatgtgtgttgactgttcagttcgtggaccaacaaaaacattgaagaacagaagtcagcattccccagactcaaaatcagatgcctgcgtttgtgtgtgtgtgtacgtgtgtatattaATTGCTTGTAAGCAGAACAATTTGtgaatcttttttgtttgtttgttaaattaCATAGGCTCAGGGACAATATCTTGTGTCCGTTTTGTTCacggaagagtgcgggagaatgagactgaactcgcatgtgaatgtttgttgcctccctttagtctagtcctgtctttcactctctttcgtaacattgaaaaactgaaactgaaactgtgttcatCATTTTTTATATTAACGTACCATATTGATATTACAATGTACTTTTTTTTGCTACCGCTAAAGAAAGGATTTTAAGTTgaataactaaccaaccaactatataacacacacacacacacacacacacacacacacacacacacacagacacacacacacacacacacacacacatatatatatatatatgtatgtatgtatgtatgtatatatatacattattggTAGTTAATCTCAAACTAATAAAACTCGAGACCGCACCACGACCTGTTAGGCTTACTGGAtgatgcagtatcagtatcagt from Babylonia areolata isolate BAREFJ2019XMU chromosome 12, ASM4173473v1, whole genome shotgun sequence includes:
- the LOC143287846 gene encoding uncharacterized protein LOC143287846; translation: MRGSWRVWAVRLAVVCLVASVICFLLTRSWSKAAQHSHWDDTSVNVTQARHTLVEAARRIQLQHGVVMFCMINDAYFDFAASWGCNTAPLGVHKHVLFLTTDVTTGQRLKSLWPEVSVVALDLPQFSGFRNYSKAGHVRMMTERTRFILYLLEAGVPVLLFEVDCLWLKDPLPFLMPPSHADIMATKVSAADKFVVAAGFLLLHPTPATVLFWRRLTDDLDQLVTSFRALGNSGAVDESKNEQEYFTNLAKRKFAGIDIAYLSDKVFPDGKWYSLPEKERQDSRPVLINNNWVIGKDGKRKRAKAFGHWFWDEAEGKCNATAVHRLFRS